From Thermotoga sp. Mc24, the proteins below share one genomic window:
- a CDS encoding 2-oxoacid:acceptor oxidoreductase family protein, with protein MTEPVSIRIAGISGQGNILAGLILAKALVYEGKWVVQTQSYSAQVRGDVSYCDVLYDDSPIDYPESEYFDIVCILHQKAMDELYKSVKVNGVVILDQTFVKNVPDFVKRITRKILFVPATERAISEFKTAMVSNVIMVGVLAKVCNIVKLDSLKRALKDHVRRPLWDINLKALEFGYNMFEKQFKIKTERVWKRLAAGFE; from the coding sequence ATGACAGAGCCTGTTTCCATACGAATAGCGGGTATCAGCGGACAGGGAAACATACTGGCGGGTTTGATACTCGCGAAGGCTCTCGTTTATGAAGGTAAATGGGTTGTCCAAACGCAGTCTTACAGCGCTCAGGTGAGAGGAGATGTCAGTTACTGCGACGTGCTTTACGACGACTCACCGATAGACTATCCAGAGAGTGAATATTTCGACATTGTGTGTATTCTTCATCAGAAAGCGATGGACGAGCTTTACAAGTCGGTGAAAGTAAACGGTGTGGTCATTCTCGATCAAACTTTTGTGAAGAACGTTCCTGACTTCGTAAAGAGAATAACCCGAAAGATTCTGTTTGTACCCGCTACAGAAAGGGCCATTTCAGAATTCAAGACGGCTATGGTTTCTAACGTCATAATGGTGGGGGTACTTGCCAAAGTTTGTAACATAGTGAAGCTCGATTCTTTGAAAAGAGCACTGAAAGATCACGTGAGGAGGCCTCTGTGGGACATAAACCTGAAGGCTTTGGAGTTCGGCTACAACATGTTCGAAAAACAGTTCAAGATAAAAACAGAGAGGGTGTGGAAGAGGCTTGCAGCGGGATTCGAATAA
- a CDS encoding P-II family nitrogen regulator — protein MKLIIAVIQPHKLPDVKKALFDAQIYKMTVMNVLGCGQQKGYTETYRGEVEEVNLLKKVMLLIAVNEEFVEPTIEAIQKGARTGNIGDGKIFVLDLLDCIRIRTGERGREAIG, from the coding sequence ATGAAACTGATCATAGCTGTTATACAACCCCACAAGTTACCGGATGTGAAAAAGGCACTTTTCGATGCTCAGATTTACAAGATGACTGTCATGAACGTTCTTGGATGTGGTCAACAGAAGGGATACACAGAAACGTATCGAGGTGAAGTAGAAGAGGTGAATCTTCTCAAAAAGGTGATGCTTCTCATAGCGGTCAATGAAGAATTCGTTGAACCAACTATCGAGGCGATTCAAAAAGGAGCAAGGACAGGAAACATAGGAGATGGGAAAATTTTTGTGCTGGATCTGCTGGATTGCATTAGGATCAGAACGGGAGAAAGAGGACGGGAGGCCATAGGATAA
- a CDS encoding deoxycytidylate deaminase encodes MKDRLEEYLNNLKIEKKPDSRESWDSYFMRIARMVSERSTCVHRKVGAVIVKDHRILATGYNQPPSKFPHCNEIGCIRDDLEINSGEHQEICYALHAEQNALMQAAKFGIAVNGATIYVTHKPCSICARLIVNAGIKRVVYEKDYPDPLTDFFFKFTGVESVRFVGDEM; translated from the coding sequence GTGAAAGACAGGCTGGAGGAATACCTGAACAATCTGAAAATAGAGAAGAAACCGGATAGTAGAGAATCCTGGGACTCCTACTTCATGAGGATTGCCAGGATGGTTAGTGAGCGATCGACCTGTGTTCACAGAAAAGTGGGAGCTGTGATTGTGAAAGATCACAGAATCCTCGCCACCGGATACAACCAGCCTCCCTCGAAATTTCCCCACTGCAACGAAATCGGATGTATCCGCGATGACCTTGAAATAAATTCTGGAGAACACCAGGAGATATGCTACGCGCTACACGCGGAGCAGAACGCATTGATGCAAGCGGCAAAGTTCGGTATAGCGGTCAACGGTGCTACCATATATGTCACGCACAAACCGTGTTCAATCTGTGCAAGACTCATAGTTAACGCTGGAATAAAGAGAGTCGTTTACGAGAAGGATTATCCTGATCCTCTGACAGATTTCTTCTTCAAGTTCACGGGAGTGGAAAGTGTTCGCTTTGTAGGTGATGAGATGTGA
- a CDS encoding ammonium transporter produces MRKRVFSLLLVLAFLSVGFAQNGVTDVGWSLDMVWILISAALVFFMQAGFAMVESGFTRAKNTVNVLMKNLMDFAIGSVVFFIFGYWIMFGKHPLTFDPSTKEGLWDFAMWMFQMAFAGTAATIVSGAMAERTKFSAYLAYTGFITGIIYSVVGRWIWGGGWLAQKGFIDFAGSTVVHSVGGWAAMIGAALLGPRFGKYDSQGNPMPIPGHNIPLAALGTFILWFGWFGFNGGSTLAGTNGAIGMIILNTNLAAATGALAAMFTVWAKYGKPDASMTMNGALAGLVAITAPCAVVSPVSSLIIGAIGGVLVVFAVEFFDKVLKIDDPVGAISVHGVNGAWGTLAVGLFAESKYALASGMGDVNGLFFGGGVHQLGVQFLGVVSVFAWTVVTSFLVFWFIKKTIGLRVDRDIELKGLDIEEHGMEGYADFEIFTTR; encoded by the coding sequence ATGCGAAAGAGAGTTTTTTCCTTGTTGCTAGTTCTTGCTTTTCTTTCTGTGGGTTTCGCCCAGAACGGTGTCACAGATGTCGGCTGGTCACTCGACATGGTCTGGATCCTCATTTCCGCAGCGCTGGTCTTCTTCATGCAGGCGGGTTTTGCCATGGTAGAGTCCGGTTTCACCCGCGCAAAGAACACGGTGAATGTGCTCATGAAAAACCTCATGGATTTTGCGATCGGATCTGTGGTCTTCTTCATCTTCGGTTACTGGATTATGTTCGGGAAACATCCTCTCACCTTTGATCCCTCCACAAAAGAAGGTCTCTGGGATTTTGCCATGTGGATGTTTCAGATGGCTTTCGCAGGTACGGCCGCGACGATTGTGTCCGGAGCGATGGCAGAGCGCACTAAGTTTTCCGCGTACCTCGCTTACACAGGTTTCATAACAGGAATCATCTATTCGGTTGTTGGAAGGTGGATCTGGGGAGGAGGATGGCTTGCACAGAAAGGTTTTATCGATTTTGCAGGTTCCACAGTTGTTCATTCTGTTGGTGGATGGGCTGCCATGATAGGTGCGGCTCTTCTTGGGCCCAGGTTTGGAAAGTACGACAGTCAGGGGAATCCCATGCCTATTCCAGGGCACAACATTCCTCTTGCTGCTCTCGGAACCTTCATCCTCTGGTTTGGATGGTTCGGGTTCAATGGAGGGAGTACCCTTGCCGGAACGAACGGTGCGATAGGGATGATCATATTGAACACCAACCTCGCTGCCGCCACTGGAGCACTTGCCGCGATGTTCACCGTATGGGCAAAATATGGAAAGCCGGATGCGAGTATGACGATGAACGGTGCTCTTGCTGGCCTTGTTGCCATCACCGCACCGTGTGCTGTGGTGTCTCCTGTGAGTTCTTTGATCATAGGAGCGATCGGAGGGGTGCTCGTAGTGTTTGCGGTTGAGTTCTTCGACAAAGTTTTGAAAATCGACGATCCCGTTGGGGCCATATCCGTTCACGGTGTCAACGGTGCTTGGGGGACTCTCGCCGTGGGGCTCTTTGCGGAGAGCAAGTACGCTCTTGCAAGCGGGATGGGGGATGTGAACGGACTCTTCTTCGGAGGAGGAGTGCATCAACTTGGAGTTCAGTTTCTGGGGGTGGTCAGTGTGTTTGCCTGGACAGTAGTGACCAGTTTCCTTGTTTTCTGGTTCATCAAAAAGACAATTGGTTTGAGGGTGGACAGAGACATAGAGTTGAAGGGGCTGGATATAGAGGAGCACGGCATGGAAGGATACGCTGATTTTGAAATCTTCACCACAAGATGA
- a CDS encoding 2-oxoacid:ferredoxin oxidoreductase subunit beta, producing MKTERLISYLRPGRWPSVWCPGCGNGIVLKAFLEAVDDLALPKEKVAVVSGIGCSSRATGYLDFNTLHTLHGRAIAFATGVKLAKPDFEVVVMGGDGDILSIGGNHFIHACRRNIDITVVIFNNMIYGMTGGQVSSTTPQYYQTSTTPLGAFEKPFDAVEIALSAGATFVARSTVYHYDHLVRVLKKALQHRGISVVDVLTNCHTYFGRYNGMPEPHQMMEYFKNNTCFLERPEEGKIKIGIFREEEKEDFLTVYRRLTRKEGAME from the coding sequence GTGAAGACGGAAAGACTCATTTCTTACCTCAGGCCGGGCAGGTGGCCGAGCGTCTGGTGCCCGGGTTGTGGGAACGGAATAGTCCTGAAAGCGTTCCTGGAAGCCGTGGATGACCTCGCACTTCCAAAAGAAAAAGTGGCTGTGGTGTCTGGAATCGGTTGTTCCTCGAGGGCTACAGGGTACCTCGATTTCAACACGTTGCACACCCTTCATGGAAGGGCAATCGCCTTCGCAACGGGAGTGAAGCTGGCAAAGCCGGATTTCGAAGTGGTTGTGATGGGAGGAGACGGAGACATTCTCTCGATAGGTGGGAACCATTTCATACACGCGTGTAGGAGGAACATAGATATAACCGTTGTCATTTTCAACAACATGATATACGGCATGACAGGTGGCCAGGTTTCTTCAACGACTCCTCAGTATTATCAGACTTCGACAACTCCTCTTGGGGCCTTTGAAAAACCGTTCGACGCGGTGGAGATAGCTCTCTCCGCTGGAGCCACTTTCGTTGCGAGAAGTACCGTTTATCACTACGATCACCTGGTGAGAGTCCTAAAAAAGGCCCTTCAGCACCGGGGAATTTCTGTTGTTGACGTTCTAACGAACTGTCACACCTACTTTGGACGGTACAACGGCATGCCCGAACCTCATCAGATGATGGAATACTTCAAGAACAACACGTGTTTTCTGGAACGACCCGAAGAAGGTAAAATAAAGATAGGAATCTTCCGTGAGGAAGAAAAAGAAGACTTTCTGACTGTTTACAGGCGTTTGACCAGAAAAGAAGGTGCGATGGAATGA